From Juglans regia cultivar Chandler chromosome 9, Walnut 2.0, whole genome shotgun sequence:
gcCGAAGCCCCAACTCCTCTCATGCCCTCTCTCTTCACGGGATctgttgatttgtgatttgtatgttgattttgtattttgtggtgattttgttgtgGTGATGTAGAGAGGGACgtaaggggaagaagaaaagcgTAAAACAcatttactgttcattattattcattggGCGATAgacgcttttaagtataaggagatatgTTTAGATCATTCATTCAATGACTTGCATGCAGTACTATATATTAGCCTATAACAATAAGGAATACAATTTCTCATATATAGATCATTATATATCCGTCAGAAAACTTCCCATGCATGCAATTGATCACAGGTACTTCTAAAATACAACTCGTGTAAGTTGGCATGGCAAGAACCGGAGTACTAGAGATCATATCTTAATTAGATCAAGAAGTACGTGATCAGAATTAATCTGATCAGCTCGAATGTAGCCCTTATTAACGACTTTGTTCGTTTAGAATACGGATCATGATAATGAAGTCACAAATCATACATCTTGCTTTCAAACTCATGTAAAGTACgtagtatctatatatatatagctaaatgCATGCAGGCAAGTTAATTTTTAACCTTTATTCTGTTATATATCAATATCACACTGTCTTAATTTCTTCTTCGTCGTATATATGTTTTAGACAATAAACAGTTGAATAACGTGCATGCCCCCATGCATCAAGTAATTAATTACCTGCAACAACAAGTTGGTTTcggtagtttttttatttattttatttttgtttttatctgaTTGATCTCGATCCCTTTCTAATTGGCCGGATTTATTAATTCATTCTTCGACGAAGGAAAGGACTTAATTTTAGCTTTTCTtagcttctatatatatatatatataatattcatatattctCCGTCTTGAGGAAATTAATGCCATGACGCGCGGGGCATTTTTTATATTGTCGTTCGTTTCTGATCGAAATGATCGGATCTTTTTATtgttgtgattattttataataaaaaggttgattaatatatatgtttgtaaggatgataaatagaagaatttaattagtttagaaataataaaattaaaaaattaaaatatatatggtcATGTACAGTATAGGATGATCATGCGTAGCAAAgcccatacatatatatatatatatatatatatatatatatatatatatacactagcggtggctaacgtgcaaagcacgtttgccatgtctgcctaattgaaaaaataaataaataataatttctaatattaaaatagtctaatgtatataagtaaaattattatttattcatattcatcatttattatgaaatttaaattatattaaaaatttaaattaattagatagtttttttctattaaaaatattaagtaaaatttcatcatttatttaatgatgaaaaaataatattttataaattaaagttaattttaagtgtatgatataatattattctcttaaaaatgttcagtaaaattttatcttttacttaatgatgaaaaattaatattttataaattaaagttaattttaagtgtatggtagaatatttatattttaattatttgttttatgttagtttaaatcaatatttaaacttctatcgttagattaaatctgaagattaaagatgaatggttgtaatttaaaacctaaaaactaacattttctcccacttttcctttctcactctctctccttccccacgcacgtttgcctaatttatttaattaagaatattatcatatttaaattatgttaaaactctaattatttatatgattttaatttcttaaaaatatttagtaaaattttatcatttatttaatgatggaagattaatatttaataaattaaatttgatagtttatgtataatatgatatttatatattaattatttaaattttaaattagtttaaatcaatgtttaaatttcttttgttagatcaaatctaataatttaaaatgaaggattgagattaatttcttaaaaatatttaataaaattttattgtttatttaatttatttcaatatttttaattaaattaatatttatgtatatttaaatcagtattttaatcttttattgttaaatcattttgaagaccCCAAAACGAAAGAACTGGATAAACCCCTataactttttcctttttccctcacttttccctcccctctctctctcctccctcagctCACGCGTACGCAGTACGCTGCCCCTCCTCCTAGCcgaatcttcctctgcccagcccgacgccgccatgcgtcggtgagcctcactgcctcttccaccggcaccacctcactccggcgagtccccccacaccggtctctctctctcacgctctctcttcctctttctcggctgtgcacagcccgaatgggtttgatgttgctgcgccgccgtacgccatcctccggcgccaccaccttcacggtagcctcctctcccaccggccatccccctccagcgagctcagcctccatctccgtgccgtttgctcccacgaaatcTACCTCTCTTGCACGagttctccacacccacggcggagCTCCACCTTCTCTGGTCACCGCACCACCACTGGGACCTCCTTTCGCCACCGACCACCTCTTGTAACCGTCCTCACgcccagccgagccaccatggatgctcacctttcctcacggacgcccactttcccttaggccacctccaccaccataatttgtgatgattttttttttttattttatggtatttttgttgtgattttatagtgtttttgtggtgattttgttaatttgtggtatttttgtgaagattttatgatattttgtgattttgccgtgtatttttgtgatgattttatgatgattttgccgtggttttgcttctgtggttttgcttcgagaatgcagagagggacgagatttgcggttttgtgattttgccgtgttattattattcacgattactgttcattactgttgatgtcactGTTCATTGGGCGATAggctcttttaagtataaggagatatatgtGGTACTTAAGCTAACACGCATCTTCAGCATGCAACACGAATTAGGGAAGgcactaattaattattatgcatGCACGAACGTAAAAATAGCACTAAAAGGCCTAGTTTAGTTACACAGATCATGAGAGGAGAtggtataaaaaatatgagaataatagtgagataatttatgaataatagtgaaataatttgagttaagatgttttgtgagattttggaaaatgagagaaaaaaattaaataaaatattataaaattaaaatattgttaaaatatttttatttttagaaataaaaaaattcaattattttttgtgttttatttgaaagtttgagaaatttgtaatgattagatatattatatgaaaaatttgaaaatttaaaaatttgaaattgaaaagtgtttgtatttaaatggtGTTTGAAATTCTGAATGTTGAAATGAAATGGGTTGAGATTATCTGTGAAAtcaaatggggcctaattagatTGCTATCATGGAATACGAGAGTGCCGcgtattcatttaaaaaaaaaaaaagagtaaataggagacccacattaaaaaataatttttaatagtggacttcactattttttaaaagaagtatgcAACCCTTACACAACTTATGATTGTGTTTAGTATTactcattattttatgattgtaaaaatgacatttaattttgttaggttagaaagaataataatattatttattatattattatgaaaagaagaaagattaaTTATAGATCAATCATGAACATGTATGTAGTAAAAAAGGCTTACGCTACATTTGGATGTtcagatgagttgagttgagttatgaatagtaatactattttgTGTGTCtcgttgagatgaatttaattttttaggttgagatgagtttaacttttttttatggaaagttaaaaaagtagtaaGTTCTATCAATGATTTGTTTGAAtttggttcaacaaccaaacacaacctgaTTACAAAGCAATGcacttaattataaaatatggatTCACGTACGTATATGATTTCAACCATCATCTTAATTTGGTGTAGTCCTTAATTTGGACCTCATGTTTATTTGAAGCACTGGgtgtataataaataaaaaataagtagagctatatatacttataatttatacgtatatttttacttacaagacttatcttgtcaattttttttttcaaagtcaaattttataatttttaatatattaataactgacACGTGGATAAGTAAATTTATAGTAAgtatttcttaaatataaatagaatttttcatgaaaaaaaaataaagagcagTAATATTCTGATCATATGATTGATCTATTAATTGTACATTGTACTCCAAAGGCACTAACGCTGGCCTGCATTTATTTAAATAGTTCGATAGATAAAGACACGCTTTCAGCAGGAGATCGAGGGGGAACAAACAGCTAGGACAGACAATTCACACATAGTACGACATATATATGCATCTTATAGTAATATTGTTCTAATTATTCCTAGGAAGTGGTTTCATTCAGAATTAATGGATGCTGGCCAGCTCCCTTAAGGCACATGAACAGGAAATTCATCAATCTCTTCCATCCAAGGATTGTTCTTTTCCTTTGTCGGATCAATGGTGCGCAAAGCTCGCCACACAGCACTGTTACACTTGAATCCTGATCCAAATGCAATTTGCCAAGCTCGATCCCCTTTCTTGATCCTCCCTTTAGCCTCACAATAAGCCAGTTCATACCACAAAGAGCTGCTAGAGGTGTTCCCAAATCTATAAAGAGTCATCCTTGAGGGCTCCATATGCCACTGAGTCAATCCAAGGTTCTTCTCTAACTCATCTAGCACGGCCCTCCCACCAGCATGTATGCAAAAATGCTCTAAAGCCAACTTAAAGTCAGGAACATAATTCTTTATCCTCATTTTGAACACCTTTCTCGCTACGAAATTTGTCAAAAATAGGATTTGTTCAGACATGGGAAGGACCAAAGGCCCCAAAGTTACGATGTTGGCTCTAAGGGCTTCACCAGCCACCGTCAAAAGGTCTTTGGAGAGTAAGATGCCAAGTCTTTTCTCCATGTCTTCTTTTTGAAAGACACAGTTGTAACTTTTATCATCTGCACCTTTGTGTGTTCGTAAAGTGTGAACGAGCTGGTACTTTGAACGATGACGATCAGATAATGAGTTTGATAAGAGGATCGCAGCTGCACCCAGACGGAAGAGGCAATTTGTGATGAGCATCGAACGGTTATTACCACCATACCAGTTGAGAGTCATGCTTTCCATGCTCACTACAAGCGCATACGAGTTGGGCTGTACCTGTAACACAGATAGCAAAAAGGTTGGTTTGAACACGATCATGCATGCAGCAAATTAAGGGGTGCACTCAATATTATACCAGCAATTCTAGGCCGGAGTGTAACTCCTCATGTAtacaagcaaaaaaataaaataaattcaccGAAAAAATATTCTCGTCTTTTCATAGGTGAGTTTGATGATCACTTTCTTCTTAAGTTGATCATTTTGATTGTACTAGCTAGGCATGAATAATGAAGATATAAAAAAGGTATCCCAACCTGTAACAAGCGTTTGGCCAGGTCTATGGAAATGAGGCCAGCACTGCAGCCCATTCCACCAAGGTTGTAGCTCAGAATGTTCCCTCTGAGCTTGTACCGGTTCACAACCATGGCTGACAACGACGGCGTTGGATTGAAGACGCTGCAATTCACAACAAGAATCCCTATATCCTTACAATTCACCCCAGTTTTCGCCAACAATTGGTCGATCGCTCCAAACATCACCATCTCTGCCTCATTTCTTGCTGCCTCCACACTCATGTTCATTGGGACTTCCAACAGTGATTTCGATACATGTGTCTTCTCTCCGTATCCTGATCTCTCcagaattttcttttgaaacgcTAAACTTTCGTCCGAGAAACTCCCAGTAAGCTCAGATCTTTTCATGAAAGTTTCTTCGCTGCACATTAGCGATGGGTCGGGCTTGTAACATGCAAAATTCAGCAAGTAAACTGGCCTAGGACGACGTGCAAAGTAAATGGATGCAAGGAAAACCGTAAGCGCGGTGCATATTGTAACTGAGATGAGATTGAGCTTATAAAGGTGGCTGAACAAATGGATGAAGTCTTCGCCAGAAAGATGAGCCGAAGCTATAGTGATCAGCGGCACAAGACAAAGATAAATGGCGTTGGAGATCAAGTAGTGGTAACTAAGCTTCACATATTTAAGTTTAACTGAATTCGATTCAGTCCCTAGACCGATTTGTTTCTTCTCAAATTCCATTGTTGCCTTTCTTTTCacttaaattttcttttccctttgtGTGCTAGTCCTGttcataaattttgaaaaattctagacTCTATTCTCgggaaaaaaacaaacgaaattccaacgcatatatatatatatatatatcgaaggTTTTATCTAGTTGAAAAATGAcaacgaaaacaaaaaaaaatcgcaAAAGAAGTTGGGAGGAAACTTAACAGCGAAAGAGTAGTATAGTAGTGTGCAGTTTGGAATATGATCTCAAGAGGGTTTTATAATGTTTTGAAGAGTGATTTTACGGGTCACGGCCATTAATTGACGGAGGTAGGAGAGTCGTGAGTATGATGAGAATCTCCATCTATATTGTTAAGTCCATCTTGCGCTCTCTCCTTTTTCTGGCATTGCATTGATTGATCATCAGAATCGCAAGCATGCGTTGTCGGCAAGCTAATCGCAAATTAATACAATAAGTAAattctattattcattttagattttagtaTATCTAATAATACATTGATGTGGCGTATTTTAAGTGATTCAATTTGAATAAGAGAAATGCTAGTTTTAGTTACAAATagatctacaaaaataaataaacaaaataatatgagttgatgatgtgatatgttaaattgtaaaattatttttattataaaatagatttaatatatcatataaggCTATGTCAATTTGTATATTTACTTTTGTGTGAAatatctcttttaaaaaatatgatttaagaTGATGTTTGAGTACTCAAACAAAGGCTCAACGTCAAAACGTATCTTGCTTCAAGATTTCTCCAATCAGATGGTTATAAACAAATCAAGCATggtcattattatatatatcctAGCTAGTTCTGCGGTCACGAAACTATCCATTTTTTACATCGATCAGGAAATTTCGGGTACACAATGTTACTTGTGCTGAATGTTAAACTGATCTCCGAGTTCATTAATTGCCACATGATCATGTAGATGATCTTAAGCCACATTATACTTTAATGGCGGAAATTAGGAAAATCAAACAATTCACTGATCAGATAAGAaaagatcatgatcaatataacACATGATaacaaacattatatatatatatatatatgcttgatcGAATTGAAGTACCTGTTGGGCCATTTTGTAGTAAAGAATATATATGCAGAGACATTTCTTTAGAAGTTGGCTTTTGACCTAATTAAACCCATTTTTTGAGTCATGttctctctcatatatatatatatatatatatatatatatatagggggcGCCGCCGGGGTTATGCATGTCTGTTGACTGATTTATACGATAACTTCTCTAAATATTTGGCGTGCAGAATATGGAAATCgattctaaaataaaaaccatGTTTGGATCCTTCAACGATTTGCATGTATTAATTGACCATAACATCGAACCAAGTTCTTCTCAACCACCATCTGACAGCAGTTTAATTTCCCACTAGTTCACTTGAATGCGACTTTTctagattatatatatcatatatcagaGACAAAAGgtacattattaattatatttacaatataatCTGATCAGCTCAAATGTTGCCCTTCAACTTCGACCTAATTTGGAGTACGGATGCTTACTGTATGATTCAGAAAAATCTGGCCTGCttaaatatttcaagtaaaGTAGTACTAGCGCCTATTTCGAGTACTTTGTCCCCTTTTTTCTGTAATTGAAACTCAGCATGCAGTGTCGGTAAAGCTACAGCAccgatcgagagagagagatacgaCAGAGCTCCAAGCTGCCATGGCCAAATGTTCCTAGCTAGCTTCAAGCTCAAACATCCCCctcggttctctctctctctctctctctctctctctctaggtgtGATCTGCTTTTTTGAGTAATAATGATACACGTATAATTCTTTTTACAACATTTgatagattatataatattaaattgagaatacttatataaaatgatgttatttttataaattattttacaaaaatatctctcatttaaaataaaattgtgaaaatagttaagtatatatgtgtattattttcctaatatttttaatcttctagCTAGTCTCTATTACAATCATGTTGATCTTTTAATCAATTGCCATTCATCGACATCGATTTACATTATAACTTGCAAGTAACCTGTTATAACAAGTTGGTTTtggttatattaattttatatttcttgcCCTAATTTCTATTTAGTTGATGTGATCCATCCTTGGACGTtctagatcatatatatatatatggttataattatatgaattaaGGAAAAACCATTTTAACCGGCCGACAATATTCCACCGGTGATGTTGCGTATATGACTAATCTAGAGaacatttctttccctcatcaCTTTAGACACAAAGTTCTTTAGAATATTTATAGCAAGTGTTTTGGTTTTGACATTTGTGTAACTCCAAAGCCTTTTTATCCGTTTGTAAAACGTATTTTTTCGTTATGTTACGAAGGacgttatcaataaaattagattgTACATCATTCtttcttacaaataaaaaatcaaaggaatttACCAAATAATCGTCGGTAAGTAGAAATCAGAATTCAGAAATAGCCGAATGGTTGAGAGCATGGCTAGTTAGCTGTTTCTAGCCTTCATGTACTTAAATATTGTCGAGACAAATGGTTGGGCCTTGGGGAATGGGCCGGAAAGAATCCGTCCTTCTGTGTGGtagatgtaaatatttttaaattttaaaataataatattattaaaaataatattttaattaacttttaactttcatttaaaatcatctaacTATTCAAATAGGATAATATTATCTTTAGgcctgatatatatatatatatatatatatatatatatatatacatacacacgtTCATTAATTCGGTGAGTTTAACGGCAgaaaattctattttaatatcatGTTTACTTATTTAAGAGATTTAtaatactgataaaaaaatataattttattatttattttatatattaacaatagAATAATCCTTAAACAATAGGTGTGACAGACGCAATATACTTAGATGACTCATCCATATTTTCTTCTGTATATGAATGCAAGCAGCTTCCAAGTgaacctaattaattaagttattttaatttacGCACGATGAAGGCCACTTTTTCTATACATGGCAATCCAggatatatgaaaataatattgaatctTGTCACAAAAAACATATTCGTGATGGAAAATGATACGATTACTATTCtgtttatttattactatttttatatttgattttttttaattttatattttatttaatgatgaaggaagtgactattactaaaattatatattttttaattatttcttaataattaaggatgttaacaaaatccttaaaaaaatgatgaaaaaatataaaatttcaaatatagtaCAAGTAGTAAAGTAGTAGTGATAAGTGTTATGCTCCTTCCTTCTCA
This genomic window contains:
- the LOC108999773 gene encoding 3-ketoacyl-CoA synthase 2-like translates to MEFEKKQIGLGTESNSVKLKYVKLSYHYLISNAIYLCLVPLITIASAHLSGEDFIHLFSHLYKLNLISVTICTALTVFLASIYFARRPRPVYLLNFACYKPDPSLMCSEETFMKRSELTGSFSDESLAFQKKILERSGYGEKTHVSKSLLEVPMNMSVEAARNEAEMVMFGAIDQLLAKTGVNCKDIGILVVNCSVFNPTPSLSAMVVNRYKLRGNILSYNLGGMGCSAGLISIDLAKRLLQVQPNSYALVVSMESMTLNWYGGNNRSMLITNCLFRLGAAAILLSNSLSDRHRSKYQLVHTLRTHKGADDKSYNCVFQKEDMEKRLGILLSKDLLTVAGEALRANIVTLGPLVLPMSEQILFLTNFVARKVFKMRIKNYVPDFKLALEHFCIHAGGRAVLDELEKNLGLTQWHMEPSRMTLYRFGNTSSSSLWYELAYCEAKGRIKKGDRAWQIAFGSGFKCNSAVWRALRTIDPTKEKNNPWMEEIDEFPVHVP